From the Lentisphaera araneosa HTCC2155 genome, the window GCGATAAGCGCGACCAATGTAGTGAACAAGGTTTTGAACAAAGTCGACTTCATCGTGACTGAAAATGATTCTGAGCCCCGATTTGGTCATCTGGGCAATCATCAATAAAAAGATTGACGTTGCATCAAGTTGTAAATGCCCCCATTGATCATCACCAACTACGGTTTGGCCACTCTGAGTATCGTATTTTGCGTGAAGCGCATCGAGTGGGTCTTGGCTATGTTTAAATTTTTCGACTTTATGTGACTGACGAATCATGGCCTGTAGAAGACCGCGCATGAGCTTGACGACTGATTGCTCAAGCGAATAGGCACGAGATTTGTCGATATTAGATTTGCGGTAAGCCATGGCCAAACCCCAAACGGCTTGGATAGTGTAGACATTATCTCTTACCCAAGCGTCGGTATAATCCCCGTGTTCATTAATGTCGGTACTAGCAGGGAAGAGGCCAGTTAGAGGGTCTTGGCGGACTAAAATTGTTTGGTAGACTTCTTGGTAGAATTTGTCGAGAGTTTCTTCGGTGTTTTGTTGACTCATGATTCGCAGTGGGTTATTAACTAAAATTATTTTATCAATGATAGATGAGGTTTGTGTTTTGGGTATGAATATTTTACAAAAATAAAAGCTTTTTTTGAAGCTTGTGTTCAAGCCTGCTCGATAGAAAAAAAGATGACGAATTTCTTTACAAAATTCGTCATTAGAAAAAAGCTATGAATTAATATTAATCGTAGAGATCAGGGAAGAACTTCTTCATGAAATTTTCTAGAGAAACAATTGTGGGGCCATAGCCGTCTTTGTAGATGAAGTACTCAAGTGCTGTACACATCTCGTCGGCAGTTTGGAAACGATCACAGGGTTCAACTTGAATGGAACGGAAGAGGATATTTTCGAGTTCAGGTGGTAGATCGTCGGGGAGGGCATCCATATTAACTGCGCCTGCACAAGCTAATTCAAAAAGTTCAGATTCATTTTCGGCATCGCGACTAAAGTTACCCGAGAGTAGCTCAAAGAGAACCATGCCTAAAGCATAAATGTCGACGCGTTTATCTACTTGTTCTTTACGTGCTTGCTCGGGAGCCATGTAAACCAGCTTACCCATAAGGCATTGATCGTTACTGGTGATGGAATTGGAGAGAGCTTTGGCAATACCGAAATCAGTGAGCTTTGGCAAGCCCTCTTTAGTTACCAAAATATTGTTGGGGCAAATGTCGCGGTGAACAATACCTAAGTTGTTTTTCTCATTGTCACAACGGTTGTGGGCATAAGCTAATCCACGAGCAATACGACTTGCAATGAAGACTGCGAGTGGGTAAGGCAATGCGAGATTGTCTTCGCGCAAGCGGTCAATCATATCGTGTAGGCCAATGCCTTCGACAAGTTCCATTACAATAAAGTGTCCGAAAGGAGCGCGTTCGAGTTGATAAATTTGCACAATGTTTTCGTGAACCAAGTTGGAGACCAATTTCGCCTCTGAAATAAACATATCAATAAAGCGTTGGTCTGCATCCATTTCTGCGAGAAGTGTTTTGATCGCCACTTTTTTCGAAAAGCCTTCCGCACCGAGTATATCTGCTTCGTAAACTTCTCCCATACCGCCAGCAGCAATGAGTTTTAAAATCTTGTAATTAGTACTCGACTTCAAAACTTTTGGCATTTTTTTATTCATAATGACGCTTCCTTTTAACCCATTTTCAGTAGATAAGTGTAGTTAAAATCTAATCCCTCTGTAAGTACTAAATGCAGTCAAAGTATAGAATGCTCACACTATTCATAAAAATTTAACGATTATTCTAAGTTTTTTATCAATTGCTAACATTTTCATAAAAATTAGCTCGGTGTAGTATAGGATTAAAGAAAATTAAGGACCCTACAAACTATGGATATCGACGCTCTCAAAGCAAAATTGGATCAAGCAAATCAACTCTATCGAACGGGGGGAGAGAGTCCTTTAAGTGATGCAGAGTACGATTACTTATTAGAGCAAGTGAACGATCAAAAATTTCGCGATAAAGTGGGCTACGAAATCGAAAAAAATAAAGTCGAATTAGCTGTGCCCATGGGCAGTTTAAATAAGATTAAAACTCAGGCCGAAGTTTTTGATTGGAGTAAATCCAAAAGCATTCCCTTAGATACTGAGATTTGTGTGACTCCAAAATATGATGGGCTATCACTTCTGGTATATTTTGTCGATGGAATTTATAAAGGCGCTTACACCCGCGGGGACGGCATGTTCGGTCAAGATGTGGGTGAACACTTCACAGTGAACCCTTTGTGTGATTTGCGACTTCCGCAAGATTTCACAGGTTACCTCATCGGCGAATGTATTATGGACGAAGCGAAATTTCAGACGAAGTATAGCGAAAAGTTTAAGAATCCTCGCAATATGGTGGCAGGACTTTTAAGCCGTAAGACTCTGAGTCGAGAATTGGCGGATGTCTGCTATGTGGCGTATGGAGTGCGGAGTGCGCAAATGGCGCATAAACAAGATCAGGTTGAATTCTGTAATCGTTATATTAATGCTCAATGGAAGTACAAAGTTCTTTGCCCTCTGTATAAACTAGAAGATTTAAAAGATGCGGAATTACAAAAAGTTTATGATTCAGAAACTCGTTTTCAATGTGATGGTTTAGTACTCGAAATTAATGATAGCGACTTATTCCACCAAATAGGTAAAGAAACCAACTCTCTTAATCCTGGTGCCGCTCGTGCTTGGAAGCCCGAGAGCGACGACTCATTGCCTTCCATTGTAAAAGAGGTGGTTTGGCAAATATCAAAAAATGGTGCAGCTAAACCAGTGATTCGCATTGAGCCGATCGACTTAGCAGGGGTGACGATTTCTAATGTTACCGGGATTAATGCACGTTTCATAGAAGATAGTGGCATTGCGAAAGGCGCAACAGTTACAATTATACGTTCAGGCGATGTGATTCCTAAAGTAATCGGTGTGCCCAATGCAATTGAAAATGTTGATTTGCCTAAGCAATGTCCCAGTTGTGAATCGGAATTAGTCTGGAATGAAAATCGCGTTGATATAGTTTGTGAAAACAAGCTCTGTCCAGCGACGAATAAGGCTGCACTAATTGATTTCTTTTCGACACTTAAAGCAGATGAAGTCGGAGAAGGGATTATCACTTCCTTGTGGGATGCCGGTTACCAGAGTGTGAAAAACCTGCTTAATTTAACAATGGAAGACCTGCTCAAACTCGAAGGGTTTAAGCAGCGTAAAGCTAAAAAAGTCCTTGATTCGATTAAGATTTCAGTTGTTGACGTTCCCTTGCCACGCTTGCAACATGCGAGCAATTTATTTAAGGGGCTAGGAGAAAAGAAACTCGAACTCTTACAGAAATATGATCAAGCTGGGATTAAGCCGAGTTTTGAAGAATTACTTGAGGTTGACGGCTATTCAGAAATTAGCGCCAAATCCTACTTAGATTCGATTGATGCTTACTGGGAGTTTGCAGCTGAATTACCTGGGCTCAAGTACAAAAAAGTTCTCGTTAATGAGGGTGGTATGTTTGCGGGGCAAACCTTGGTGTTTACTGGCTTTCGTTCACCTGAGCTAGAAGAACAAGTGAAAACTGAAGGTGGCAAGATCGGTAGTTCAGTGAGTAAAAAAACTTCTGTACTCGTGGTGAAAGCCAAGGGTTCGGGTTCTTCAAAAGAGAAAAAAGCCATAGACCTAGGTGTAGAAGTTTGGGGACGCGATGATTTAGAGAATAAACTCAATTCCGCGGAAGATGAGCCAGAAGAAATGATCGGCATCGAAGCTCCCTCAGATCCAGAAGAACAAGGTGAGCTCATTCAACCAGATTTGTTTTAGACAAGTTTTCTAGAGGAGGAGAGGTGAGATGAAGGGATTTCCTAAATTAGAGTTTCGTTTTACATGGCGACCATATCAGCAACGGGTTCTTGACGCTTTAGAAGAGCACCTTGATGACAAAAAACTGCATATTGTGGCAGCTCCTGGTGCAGGTAAAACAACTTTGGGAATTGAAGTTTTTAGAAAGTTGGAAAAAAACGCTTTAGTTCTTTCTCCAACGCGAATTATTAGAGATCAATGGCTTAATCGACTAGAAGATTTCTGTGACTTTTCTATGGATCTACCTTGGCTGAGTCGTTCACTTGATGAATTGGCGAGCTTTAATTCCGTAACTTACCAAGCTCTCTACAGTAAGCTGCGAGGTGCAGGAGAAGAAGGTTCAGAAGTCGATGGAGCAATAAAACTCACAGAAACTGCTGTAAAGGATTTTGTTGATTTATTAGAGAAACATAAAATTGGCGCTCTTATTTTGGATGAGGCACATCATTTAAGATCTGAGTGGTACAAAGTTCTTGATGAGCTTATGCAACTTAAAGAAGATCTGACAATTGTGTCTTTGACGGCAACGCCTCCTTACGATTCAAAGGGACATGAATGGATAAGGTATGAATCGCTTTGCGGAACCATAGATGAAGAAATCTCGATTCCTGAATTAGTGAAAGCGGGTACGCTATGTCCTCATCAGGATTTTGTTTGGGCATGTGATGCGACCGAGAGTGAGAGTGAAAAGATTCAAGCCTACGACAAATGCGTGGAAGACTTGTGCAAAAGTTTATACGACGATAGTCAATTTGAAGCCTTACTTAAAAACCATCAAATGTTTCATGATCTAGCTGATTGGGAGGGGCTTTTTCGAGTGCCAGAAGAATTGATCGCTATCCTCGTTTTTTTGAATTCTAAAGGACAAGCCATAGATCAAGAATTTTTGCTAGCCTTGGATTTAAAACAAGAATTCATACCTAAGTTAGGGAGGAAGTGGTGGCAAGTGTTGATCCATACACTGCTTTTTTCAAAATATATAAAAGAGAGTTCCCATTTAGATCAGTATAGATCTGAATTAAAGCGTTTATTACGCTCGCACCGACTTTTACAAAGGAATACATTATTCATTGAATTTTCTCAAGACTTAAAGCGTTCATTATCATTAAGTTCCGCAAAAGTAGAAGGGGTTCGTCGCATTCATGAAATTGAATTTAATAAACGAGGGAATGACTTGAGGCAAGTTATCCTCTGTGACTTTATTAGAGATGAGGAATTAGCGAATGGAGAAAAGTTCGCTGAACCCTGTTTGGGGGTGGTGCCCCTGTTTAAGGACTTACTAAGTAGCAGCCCTTGCCCGAATGAATTGGCTTTAATCTGTGGACGTTTGAACTTAGTCCACATGACAAAAATGGATTTTCTCAAAGATAAGTTTTCTCTTGGCGAGGGTGATTATCAAAAAAGTAGCTTAGCAGCTGATTTCTTTGAGCTCACAACAAATCTACAAACAATAAGTAAAATCTACACCCATTTATTAATGATGGGACAGATTAAAGTTTTGATTGGAACACGCTCTTTATTGGGGGAAGGTTGGGATGCACCAGTGGTGAATTCACTTGTTTTAGCCAGTACGGTGGGTTCGTTTATGCAAACTAATCAAATGCGAGGTCGAGCCATAAGGCGCGATTTAAAAGCTCCTAATAAAATCAGTTCTATTTGGCACCTAGTGGCGATTAACCCAAAATCTTATTCTGGTTGGAGTGATTTTTTCGATTTAAAGGAGCGCTTTAAAACATTTCCAGGTTTAAATAGTAA encodes:
- a CDS encoding serine/threonine protein kinase; the protein is MNKKMPKVLKSSTNYKILKLIAAGGMGEVYEADILGAEGFSKKVAIKTLLAEMDADQRFIDMFISEAKLVSNLVHENIVQIYQLERAPFGHFIVMELVEGIGLHDMIDRLREDNLALPYPLAVFIASRIARGLAYAHNRCDNEKNNLGIVHRDICPNNILVTKEGLPKLTDFGIAKALSNSITSNDQCLMGKLVYMAPEQARKEQVDKRVDIYALGMVLFELLSGNFSRDAENESELFELACAGAVNMDALPDDLPPELENILFRSIQVEPCDRFQTADEMCTALEYFIYKDGYGPTIVSLENFMKKFFPDLYD
- a CDS encoding BRCT domain-containing protein; the protein is MDIDALKAKLDQANQLYRTGGESPLSDAEYDYLLEQVNDQKFRDKVGYEIEKNKVELAVPMGSLNKIKTQAEVFDWSKSKSIPLDTEICVTPKYDGLSLLVYFVDGIYKGAYTRGDGMFGQDVGEHFTVNPLCDLRLPQDFTGYLIGECIMDEAKFQTKYSEKFKNPRNMVAGLLSRKTLSRELADVCYVAYGVRSAQMAHKQDQVEFCNRYINAQWKYKVLCPLYKLEDLKDAELQKVYDSETRFQCDGLVLEINDSDLFHQIGKETNSLNPGAARAWKPESDDSLPSIVKEVVWQISKNGAAKPVIRIEPIDLAGVTISNVTGINARFIEDSGIAKGATVTIIRSGDVIPKVIGVPNAIENVDLPKQCPSCESELVWNENRVDIVCENKLCPATNKAALIDFFSTLKADEVGEGIITSLWDAGYQSVKNLLNLTMEDLLKLEGFKQRKAKKVLDSIKISVVDVPLPRLQHASNLFKGLGEKKLELLQKYDQAGIKPSFEELLEVDGYSEISAKSYLDSIDAYWEFAAELPGLKYKKVLVNEGGMFAGQTLVFTGFRSPELEEQVKTEGGKIGSSVSKKTSVLVVKAKGSGSSKEKKAIDLGVEVWGRDDLENKLNSAEDEPEEMIGIEAPSDPEEQGELIQPDLF
- a CDS encoding DEAD/DEAH box helicase family protein, coding for MKGFPKLEFRFTWRPYQQRVLDALEEHLDDKKLHIVAAPGAGKTTLGIEVFRKLEKNALVLSPTRIIRDQWLNRLEDFCDFSMDLPWLSRSLDELASFNSVTYQALYSKLRGAGEEGSEVDGAIKLTETAVKDFVDLLEKHKIGALILDEAHHLRSEWYKVLDELMQLKEDLTIVSLTATPPYDSKGHEWIRYESLCGTIDEEISIPELVKAGTLCPHQDFVWACDATESESEKIQAYDKCVEDLCKSLYDDSQFEALLKNHQMFHDLADWEGLFRVPEELIAILVFLNSKGQAIDQEFLLALDLKQEFIPKLGRKWWQVLIHTLLFSKYIKESSHLDQYRSELKRLLRSHRLLQRNTLFIEFSQDLKRSLSLSSAKVEGVRRIHEIEFNKRGNDLRQVILCDFIRDEELANGEKFAEPCLGVVPLFKDLLSSSPCPNELALICGRLNLVHMTKMDFLKDKFSLGEGDYQKSSLAADFFELTTNLQTISKIYTHLLMMGQIKVLIGTRSLLGEGWDAPVVNSLVLASTVGSFMQTNQMRGRAIRRDLKAPNKISSIWHLVAINPKSYSGWSDFFDLKERFKTFPGLNSKELKIETGFGRLNAFTLNHATGLKESWNLKLSNRKMVQALENIEGEAERWKKALDTHEAARVVPSLRFTQVPKIRTYHLRYSFAYLLTQISAAFWALYESRMLLERELGFKGFIAFVVIGALLWKLPQTWKILKVLFYHLPVDGSLKSIGKALAEALSKESFIKTPSQDQVISVNKRPDGSFTMALKGVSFYESSLFADALNEIFSCVDNPRYLISRKEKFLFFNRVDYHTVPLKLATRKNLATSFLESWEKYLGTSELIYTRTSEGQRSLLKAKTKTFSSNFSEEVERQDLWQ